One genomic region from Kamptonema formosum PCC 6407 encodes:
- a CDS encoding thioesterase domain-containing protein: MTNYLSDNSLPAGKEKLNLPEETEVLVFPASFAQQRLWFLNQLAPGNPFYNVSTALRLTGFLNLIALEQAFNKIVRRHEILRTTFAMVEGQLSQIIASELTVSLPKIDLQNLPLTQQETTVKQRAIAESQLPFDLEKGPLLRVKLLQLGTAEYVLLLNFHHIIADGWSIAVLIRELTSLYKNFAKNELYSLPELPLQYADFAEWQHQWLQGEVLETQLTYWRQHLKEIDLLNLPIAHPRPPVPTYCGARQFLTLSSLLSEQLNSLSKQENATLFVTLLAAFQTLLYHYTGQENIAIGTPIANRNRTELEGLIGFFVNTLVLRVDLLGNPTFQELLSWTKEVTVAAWAHQDLPFEKLVEALHPDRDLSRNPLFQISFSLQNTPTAALELPELTWSSIDFDAGTAKLDLEFNLWEDLAGIKGQITYSTDLFDSATIARMLNHFQTLLESIVANPKQRLSDLQILTPAERNQILVEFNNLSKIEPNITSICQEEERKSSKIKLCFHQLFEIQVERSPDAIAAVFENQYLTYRELNKKANKIAHYLQQRGVKPEVLVGICIARSLDAIAGLLGILKAGGAYLPLDPNYPQERLNFMLEDAGISILLTTQQHLTRFTAKAQPDCQIPNLTVVCLDRDRDAIARESQQNPISNVTPKNLAYVIYTSGSTGKPKGVLIEHKGLSNLADAQIETFKLQPNHRVLQFASLSFDASIFEIVMALRSGSRLYLATKEALLPGKPLIQFLDDNAISHVTLPPAVLKLLPKAELPALQTLIVAGESCSQYLVTLWAKNRQFFNAYGPTEATVWSSIAELNEHQKVSIGRPILHTQIYILDQNLQPVPIGIPGELHVSGLGVARGYLNRSHLTRQRFIPNPFSDKEGAQIYKTGDLARYLPDGNIEFLCRIDEQVKVRGFRIELGEIEAVLRQHPGVQETAAIACNDSSGNQRLLQQDLPLSSLFINSTIETLANCLNAGKNSLPNSPLVAINSQGSNPPFFCVHPIFGVVFPYYKLAAELGTDQPFYALQPQGIDGECSPLTSIEDMAAFYIAALREVQPQGPYFLGGWSFGGLVAFEMAQQLQKSGDRVALLAVLDTLAPIPSNQISFWDGCKFLFTIALRSVWPFLLDYFRLLAASDNFFDESFASRIVKLNKVIKPIFAVFKANSKATLAYAPETYYNKITLVRSTAQTSTDDRDFTLGWSELTNDKVEVIKVPGNHLTMLRSPHVQVLAQQLKQCFKTF; the protein is encoded by the coding sequence ATGACTAACTATCTTTCCGACAATTCCCTCCCGGCTGGTAAAGAAAAGCTTAATCTTCCCGAAGAAACAGAAGTATTAGTCTTCCCCGCATCTTTTGCCCAGCAGCGGCTTTGGTTCCTCAATCAATTAGCTCCTGGCAATCCTTTCTACAATGTCTCAACCGCACTCCGCTTAACAGGTTTCCTCAACTTAATCGCCTTAGAACAAGCATTCAACAAAATTGTCCGCCGCCACGAAATTTTACGCACAACTTTTGCAATGGTAGAAGGGCAATTGTCGCAAATTATTGCCTCAGAATTAACGGTATCTCTTCCCAAAATTGACTTACAAAATTTACCGCTAACTCAGCAAGAAACTACCGTAAAGCAACGGGCAATTGCAGAATCGCAGCTACCATTCGATTTAGAAAAAGGCCCGCTGTTAAGAGTAAAGCTGTTGCAATTGGGGACAGCAGAATATGTACTCTTGCTGAATTTCCATCACATTATTGCTGATGGTTGGTCGATCGCGGTGTTAATTCGGGAACTAACATCGCTGTACAAAAATTTTGCAAAAAACGAGCTGTATTCGCTGCCTGAACTCCCCCTTCAATACGCCGACTTTGCAGAATGGCAGCACCAATGGTTGCAGGGTGAAGTATTAGAAACTCAGCTAACTTATTGGCGGCAACATTTAAAAGAAATTGACCTCCTAAATTTGCCGATCGCGCACCCCAGGCCGCCCGTTCCCACCTACTGCGGCGCTCGACAATTTCTAACGCTGTCGTCGCTTTTGAGCGAGCAGCTAAACTCATTAAGCAAGCAAGAAAACGCGACTTTATTTGTAACTTTACTGGCAGCCTTTCAAACCCTACTTTACCACTACACCGGGCAAGAAAATATTGCAATAGGAACGCCGATCGCCAACCGCAACCGCACGGAATTAGAAGGGCTAATTGGATTTTTTGTCAATACTTTAGTTTTGCGTGTCGATTTGTTGGGAAACCCCACTTTTCAGGAACTTTTGAGTTGGACTAAAGAGGTGACAGTAGCAGCTTGGGCGCACCAGGATTTGCCTTTTGAGAAGCTAGTAGAAGCACTACACCCAGATCGCGATTTGAGCCGCAATCCTTTATTTCAAATTAGTTTTAGCCTGCAAAATACGCCCACAGCAGCGCTAGAATTGCCGGAACTAACTTGGAGCTCGATTGACTTTGATGCGGGTACTGCTAAGCTCGATTTAGAGTTTAATTTGTGGGAGGATTTGGCAGGTATTAAAGGGCAAATAACCTACAGTACGGATTTATTTGACAGCGCGACGATCGCCCGAATGCTAAATCATTTTCAAACGCTATTAGAAAGCATTGTTGCCAATCCCAAACAGCGGCTTTCTGACTTGCAAATTCTCACGCCAGCCGAGCGAAACCAAATACTTGTAGAATTTAATAATCTATCTAAAATAGAACCCAATATTACCTCTATTTGTCAAGAGGAAGAGCGAAAATCGAGTAAAATTAAACTGTGTTTCCATCAGTTATTTGAGATCCAAGTAGAGCGATCGCCAGACGCGATCGCGGCAGTCTTTGAAAACCAATATTTAACCTACCGCGAACTTAATAAAAAAGCCAACAAAATCGCGCATTATTTACAGCAAAGGGGAGTTAAGCCGGAAGTTTTAGTAGGCATTTGTATCGCTCGCTCTCTAGATGCGATCGCAGGATTGTTAGGCATTCTCAAAGCAGGCGGAGCCTATCTACCTTTAGATCCAAATTATCCCCAAGAACGGCTTAACTTCATGTTAGAGGATGCTGGCATATCCATCTTGCTAACTACTCAACAGCACTTAACCCGCTTTACCGCCAAAGCGCAACCAGATTGCCAAATCCCCAATCTAACTGTAGTTTGCCTCGATCGAGATCGGGATGCGATCGCGCGAGAAAGCCAACAAAATCCAATTAGCAATGTAACTCCTAAAAACCTCGCTTACGTTATCTATACTTCAGGTTCAACAGGAAAACCAAAAGGCGTTTTAATCGAACATAAAGGACTGTCAAATTTAGCTGATGCTCAAATAGAAACTTTTAAATTGCAGCCCAATCACCGCGTTTTGCAATTTGCATCTCTCAGTTTTGATGCCTCAATCTTTGAAATAGTTATGGCACTGAGATCGGGATCAAGGCTTTACTTAGCAACCAAAGAAGCTCTATTACCCGGAAAGCCTTTAATCCAATTTTTGGACGACAATGCTATTAGCCACGTCACCCTTCCACCCGCTGTTTTAAAACTATTGCCAAAAGCAGAACTTCCCGCACTCCAAACTCTGATCGTTGCAGGCGAATCTTGTTCGCAGTATCTTGTTACACTCTGGGCTAAAAACCGCCAGTTTTTTAATGCTTACGGCCCTACCGAAGCTACTGTCTGGTCAAGTATTGCCGAACTTAACGAACATCAAAAAGTGTCGATTGGTCGCCCAATTCTTCATACTCAAATCTATATTTTAGACCAAAATTTGCAGCCAGTACCCATCGGCATTCCGGGCGAACTCCACGTCAGCGGCTTGGGAGTGGCTAGAGGATATCTCAACCGATCGCACTTAACACGACAGCGCTTTATTCCTAATCCTTTTAGCGATAAAGAAGGAGCGCAAATTTATAAAACTGGTGATTTAGCTCGCTACCTTCCCGACGGCAACATCGAATTCTTATGCCGCATTGACGAACAGGTAAAAGTGCGGGGTTTTCGCATCGAATTGGGCGAAATTGAAGCAGTATTGAGACAGCATCCGGGAGTGCAAGAAACCGCCGCGATCGCCTGCAACGATTCATCGGGAAATCAGCGCCTATTGCAGCAGGATTTACCGCTATCTTCATTATTCATAAATTCCACTATTGAAACTTTAGCAAATTGCCTAAATGCAGGCAAAAATTCTTTACCAAATTCGCCTTTAGTTGCCATTAATTCTCAAGGTTCAAATCCGCCATTCTTTTGCGTCCATCCTATCTTCGGTGTAGTTTTCCCTTATTATAAATTAGCAGCAGAGTTAGGAACAGACCAACCGTTTTATGCGCTGCAACCGCAAGGCATTGACGGAGAATGTTCTCCCTTAACTAGCATTGAAGATATGGCGGCTTTTTATATCGCCGCACTGCGTGAAGTGCAGCCGCAAGGGCCGTATTTTTTAGGAGGTTGGTCATTTGGAGGTTTAGTTGCTTTTGAGATGGCTCAACAGTTGCAAAAATCGGGCGATCGCGTGGCTTTGCTGGCGGTACTCGACACTTTAGCACCAATTCCCTCAAATCAAATTTCCTTTTGGGATGGCTGTAAGTTTCTATTCACAATAGCGCTGCGATCGGTTTGGCCTTTTCTATTAGATTATTTTCGTCTGCTGGCTGCTTCTGATAACTTTTTCGATGAAAGTTTCGCCTCTAGAATTGTTAAACTAAATAAAGTTATTAAACCGATATTTGCTGTGTTTAAAGCTAACAGCAAAGCAACTCTGGCTTACGCCCCGGAAACTTACTATAATAAGATTACTCTCGTGCGATCGACTGCACAAACAAGTACAGACGATCGGGATTTTACCCTTGGATGGAGCGAACTAACTAACGACAAAGTAGAAGTTATTAAAGTACCTGGAAATCACTTAACCATGCTCAGATCGCCCCACGTTCAAGTCCTCGCCCAACAGCTAAAACAATGTTTCAAAACTTTTTAA
- a CDS encoding HEPN domain-containing protein, which translates to MPSPAALKYKTASNTARTLRETATDPRLQPISRSQTQVYYHSALAAFVAVWDAYINELVRNFFAATANPLDPKFHAVHSIARDAAERALERFNTPNAENTRNLLIQNTGYDPIGDWIWSARSLSGLAVRQKLNEILRVRHSFAHGFAIPALSWTQTATGKVRLTAKAIDDVDVFFTHLVNVTDLGMKQHIETSYSLVLPW; encoded by the coding sequence GTGCCGTCACCAGCAGCATTGAAGTACAAAACAGCGTCCAACACGGCTAGAACACTTCGCGAAACAGCTACAGATCCCCGCTTGCAACCAATATCGCGCAGTCAAACTCAAGTCTACTATCACTCCGCTCTAGCTGCATTTGTTGCTGTATGGGATGCTTACATAAACGAACTCGTTCGCAATTTTTTCGCTGCAACTGCAAATCCTTTAGATCCCAAATTTCATGCCGTACATTCTATTGCTAGAGATGCGGCGGAACGCGCACTTGAAAGATTTAATACACCAAACGCGGAGAACACGCGAAACCTTCTGATTCAAAACACTGGTTACGATCCTATTGGCGATTGGATTTGGTCTGCAAGAAGCTTGAGCGGATTAGCCGTTCGGCAGAAGCTCAATGAGATTTTAAGAGTGCGGCACAGTTTTGCACATGGTTTTGCTATTCCCGCGCTTTCTTGGACTCAAACAGCAACCGGAAAAGTTCGGCTTACGGCTAAAGCGATAGATGATGTTGATGTGTTTTTTACACATCTTGTGAATGTTACCGACCTCGGCATGAAGCAGCATATCGAAACGAGTTATAGTCTAGTATTGCCTTGGTAA
- a CDS encoding ParA family protein, with product MSSYAFWNNKGGVGKSFLCFVAASEYAHRHPDSDVYVIDLCPQANVSETLFGGYLTSPEAIRSLNTKTPRATVAGYLEARLNSPFKMIEDVSPYLCEPKQFNPNIPENLRLVCGDNLLEIISEAIRQTSQLSIPIDAWKQVLTWVQDLTVALRKQSGDRDTLFVIDCNPSFAIYTQLALVAADGVVVPFTADDSSRRAIENVVALLYSITDQHTAPYARISFGKRAKEDGVPVPKLHTFVSNRMTLYEGKASKAFKAVNKTIKQTMDDIYRNHRHIFANPKESPSNTFIEIPDYHSACVVAATTGTPLHKLKPGPKNIAGERVQLNPGPLEKYRYALEQFVNCL from the coding sequence ATGAGTTCATACGCTTTCTGGAACAATAAAGGTGGTGTCGGCAAGAGCTTCCTTTGCTTTGTCGCTGCTTCTGAATATGCTCACCGTCACCCTGATTCTGATGTCTACGTAATTGATCTATGTCCGCAAGCGAATGTTTCAGAAACTCTATTTGGTGGGTATCTCACTAGCCCAGAGGCAATACGTTCTTTAAACACTAAGACTCCGCGTGCGACGGTAGCGGGATACCTTGAAGCACGCCTGAACTCCCCTTTTAAAATGATTGAAGACGTATCACCCTACCTGTGTGAACCTAAACAATTCAATCCGAACATACCAGAAAATTTGAGGCTAGTATGTGGGGACAATCTCCTCGAAATAATCTCTGAAGCAATCCGACAGACATCCCAACTTTCGATCCCAATTGATGCTTGGAAACAGGTGCTAACTTGGGTACAGGATTTGACAGTTGCTCTTCGCAAACAAAGTGGGGATCGAGACACTCTCTTCGTCATTGACTGTAACCCTAGTTTTGCGATCTATACACAGCTTGCTTTAGTTGCGGCAGATGGCGTTGTTGTGCCATTTACAGCCGATGACAGTTCCCGTCGTGCCATAGAGAATGTCGTTGCACTCCTCTATAGTATCACCGATCAACATACAGCACCATACGCACGAATCAGCTTTGGAAAACGTGCCAAGGAAGATGGTGTACCTGTACCAAAGTTACATACATTTGTGAGCAACCGGATGACTTTGTACGAAGGAAAAGCGAGCAAGGCATTTAAAGCTGTAAATAAAACTATTAAGCAGACGATGGATGATATATACAGGAATCATCGTCATATTTTTGCAAACCCCAAAGAATCCCCAAGTAACACCTTTATTGAAATCCCCGATTATCACAGTGCCTGTGTTGTCGCTGCTACAACTGGTACACCCTTACATAAGTTAAAACCGGGTCCAAAGAACATCGCAGGTGAGCGCGTGCAATTGAATCCAGGCCCACTGGAAAAATACCGGTATGCACTCGAACAGTTCGTGAATTGTCTTTAG